The Hyperolius riggenbachi isolate aHypRig1 chromosome 3, aHypRig1.pri, whole genome shotgun sequence genome window below encodes:
- the LOC137561231 gene encoding olfactory receptor 2G3-like, with translation MIVWNYTRVHEFIFMGLTSSQDIQIILFVIFLICYLASLIGNILIILLSWINPHLHTPMYLFLSNLSFLDIWFTSSIVPKMLINFLSVNKGISFNGCFTQLFISLGLGGTECYLLLAMAYDRYVAICSPLHYITMMNPVLCIKMAIGSWIGGLVNALIHTVFALELPFCGPNIINHFLCEVPAVLELACTDVSLNKTVIFFCAIFVVMLPGFLILITYGYIISSILNISTSVGRKKAFSTCASHITVVTLFYGTIIFMYMRPGHSHVTNQEKMATLFYTVVTPMLNPFIYTLRNQDVKAALLGRK, from the coding sequence ATGATTGTATGGAACTACACAAGAGTTCATGAATTCATTTTCATGGGGCTCACCAGCAGTCAAGACATCCAGATTATTTTATTTGTGATATTTCTTATTTGCTACCTGGCATCGCTTATTGGCAATATCCTTATTATTTTACTTAGCTGGATAAACCCCCACCTACACACTCCAATGTACTTATTCTTGAGTAATTTGTCCTTTCTGGACATCTGGTTCACCTCAAGCATTGTCCCCAAAATGCTCATAAATTTCCTATCTGTCAACAAAGGGATTTCCTTTAATGGTTGCTTCACCCAGCTCTTTATCAGTCTTGGTTTAGGAGGGACAGAGTGTTATCTCTTGTTAGCAATGGCTTATGATCGCTATGTGGCTATATGCAGTCCATTACACTACATTACTATGATGAATCCAGTCTTGTGCATTAAGATGGCAATTGGCTCTTGGATTGGGGGTCTGGTAAATGCATTAATACACACAGTATTTGCACTAGAATTGCCTTTTTGTGGTCCAAATATCATTAATCATTTTTTATGTGAGGTGCCCGCTGTACTGGAGCTGGCATGTACAGATGTCTCactcaataaaactgttattttcttcTGTGCCATATTTGTTGTAATGCTTCCAGGTTTCCTCATTCTCATTACCTATGGCTACATTATCTCCAGTATACTAAATATCAGTACATCAGTGGGACGAAAGAAGGCTTTCTCTACGTGTGCTTCACATATTACAGTGGTAACTCTGTTCTATGGGACAATCATATTTATGTACATGAGGCCAGGACACAGTCATGTGACCAATCAGGAGAAAATGGCCACCTTGTTTTATACTGTTGTGACTCCAATGCTGAACCCTTTCATCTATACCTTGAGAAACCAGGATGTTAAAGCAGCATTGTTGGGAAGAAAATAG